TTAACCGGCAAGTAAACCGGCTCAGCCACGCTTATCGACTCCCCCTCCGGACCATCAAACAAAGAAAACTGCCCCGCCAAACAGGAACCCGAACCGGCAGAGACCGTATTTAAATACGTGACGACAGCCGTAAGCAAACGCGCCCGGTCGATGTTAAAACAATCCAAAGCTCCAGCTCTAATCAGGCTTTCCTGCATTTTACGATTAAGACTGAGATTAGCTGTCCGCCGCCAAAAATCGCCGGGATCTTTGAATAAACCATTGGCCTCACGTTCGGCTACCACCTCTCGAATCGCCCCAAAACCGACATTTTTTATTGCACCTAGGGCAAAGCGGATTTTGTTTTTTCCTTCCGTGGCGAACTTAACTTGGCTGTAATTTACATTCAGCGGCAAAACTTCAATTCCAAGTTGCCGGCAAGCTTGGACGTAGTGCGCTGCTTTGCTTAAATCACCGATAAAACTGTTTAAAATCGCCGCCATAAACTCCGTAGGATAATATAGGCGCAGCCAAGCCGTATAATAGGCGACAATCGCATAAGATGCCGCGTGCGGTTTATTAAATGCATAACCAGCAAAAGCTAAAACTTCGTTGAATATCTTGCGGCCGACGTTTTCTTCAACCCCATTAGCTATGCAGCCCGGAACCTTATTTCCTTTGAAATCATGTCCGCCGAATAAAAACAAGCCTTCATAAGTGGCCAGCTCTTTCGGCTTCTTTTTGGCCATGGCACGGCGAACGATGTCAGCCATCCCCATGGAAAAACCAGCCAAATCCCGCACAATTTGCATAACCTGTTCCTGATATACGATACAACCATAAGTAACTTGCAGAATAGGCCGCAACAACGGGTGGTCATAAGATATCAAAGCAGGATTATGCCGAGCCGCCACATAACGTGGAATCTGCTCCATAGGGCCAGGACGATATAAGGATATACCGGCTATTATGTCTTCCAAAGAAGTCGGACGCAACTCTTTGATGAAAGAGGTCATGCCAGAGCTTTCCAATTGAAACACCCCGTCCGTTTCGCCACGCCCTAACATATTGAAAACTTTTTCATCTGCCAAATCTAACTGATCAAAGTCAATTTCCCGGCCGTAATTTACCTTAATCGCCGCTGCCGCATCTCGCAGGACCGTGAGAGTACGCAAACCCAAAAAATCAAATTTCAATAAACCGATGCTTTCAATATAATTTTTGGTATATTGCACGACCAAAGCTTCGTCATTTTTGGCCAGCGGTGCATAATTAACTACCGGCTCCCCACAAATTATCACCCCGGCCGCATGAGTTGAGGCGTGTCGCGGCAAACCTTCTAAAATTTGAGCATAGTCGATCAGCTGCCTTACCTGCGGATCTTTCTCATATAGCATTTTTAGGTCGGCATTTATATTTAAGGCTTTTTTCAAGGTCATACCTAAAACACCGGGGATCATTTTGGCAAGCTTATCAGTTTCCGGCAATGGGTAGTCCAACACTCGGGCAACATCTCTGACCACAGCCTTGGCAGCCATTGTCCCGAAAGTTATCACCTGGCAAACCCGCTCCGTACCATATTTGCGATAAACATAATCAATCACTTCTTGGCGACGTTCAAAGCAAAAGTCGATATCAAAGTCCGGCATACTTACACGTTCGGCATTCAAAAATCTTTCAAAAATCAGATTATAGCGCAAGGGGTCGATATTGGTTATCCCCAAACAAAAGGCAGCTAATGAACCTGCGCCCGATCCACGCCCAGGTCCGACAAAAATCCCGTTGCGCTTGGCATAATCAATAAAATCCCAAACAATAAGGTAATAATCCGTATAGCCCATTGAATTAATAACGGACAATTCATATTTCAGGCGTTCTTCATAAGTTTCCCGCGGAGCAAAAGCAGCTTGGGCAAGTCTTCGTTCCAGTCCTGCACGGCATTTGGTCGTCAAATAAGCTACCGAATCGGAGAACTCCTCCGGTTGCTTGAATTTAGGCAGGTGTAAAACGCCGAACTCGAACTCCGCCTTACAGCGTTCGGCAATACGCACGGTATTGGCCAGAGCTTCCGGCAAATCAGGAAAAGCAGCAGCCATCTCGGACGGACTTTTGATGTACAACTGATCGGAACCAATACGAGGGCGATGCTCATCGTTAAGCTTTTTACCTGTTTTAATACAAAGCAATATTTCGTGTGCCGTAGCATCAGTTTGCTGCATGTAATGACAATCATTGGTGGCAACCGGTGGAATACCAAGTTTTTTGGCTATGCGGATCAAACCACTGTTAACCATATTCTGCTCCGGCAGCCCAGTCGCCTGCATTTCCAAAAAGAAATTTTCCGACCCGAAAATATCTTGATACTGCCGCGCCAGCTCACAGGCTCCAGCAAAGTCACCGCGCCGCAGTGCAAGTGGTATCTCTCCCTCGATACAACCTGAAAGAGCTATCAAGCCCTCGTGATAGAGTGCCAAAAGCTCATGATCTACCCGTGGTTTACCATAAAAGCCTTCCGTATAGCTGAGCGTAACCAACTTATTTAAATTTCGCAAGCCGCAGTTATTTTCTGCCAATAAAATAAGATGCGCCGTCCGGCGATCAGCCACTCCGTCTTTGGCCAATCGCCCGTTCAGCGCAACATAAACTTCACAGCCGATAATCGGCTTTATATTTTCTTTACGACAAGCCTGATAAAATTCTAAGGCTCCGTACATAACTCCATGGTCGGTAATGGCACAGGCTGACATGCCAAGTTCAGCAATGCGGCGCGGCAGTTCGCTGATTCGATTAGCCCCGCTGAGCAGGCTGTACTCCGTATGCATATGCAAATGAACAAAATCTGCCATGCCCCGACCCGTGAATTAAAGTTCGGCTTCTATAGCCGCTTTTATTTTGGCCGCTCGTACTGCTAAACGCTCCTGTACCATGGCTTTATCAGTTCCATAGCAACCGCAATATATTTTAAGTTTTGGCTCAGTACCTGACGGACGAACACAAGCCCAATCCAAACCGTCAAATTCATAAAGCAATACATTTGACTGAGGCAAAGTAAGGTCTTCTTGCCACAGCTTGCCGTCACGGTAACCACAACGTACTCTGAGCTGATAGTCGCGGCGCGCCGTCAGAGGGTAACCAGCGAATTCGTTAACCGGTTGTTTACGCAATTTGTCTAAAGCATTTTTTATTTTTTCAATACCGGCAAGACCTTCCAAAGTAATGGAAACCGTCTTTTCCTCGCCATAACCATATTTGGCATAACAATCATTCAAACGGTCTGCCAAGGTTTGACCGGCCTCGGCAGCGGTAACAGCCAATTCCGCCAAAAGCATCGCGCCGACAACGGCATCTTTGTCCCGCACCTCGGTTTCAGCCAAATAACCGTAACTTTCCTCAAAGCCGAATTGGAAATGAGCGTCACCGTTTTCGTCCAAATTCTTGATCAATTCGCCAATGTATTTGAATCCGGTAAGCACTTCATAGAGTTTTACACCGAAATGAGCTGCTACCTGATGCGCCAAACGCGTTGAAACAATGGTCGTCGCTACGAATGAGTTCTTCGGCAAAGTTCCACGTGCCTGACGAGCGGACAAGACATAGTCCATCAGCAACATGCCGATTTGGTTGCCAGTCAGCACCTGATACTCACCGTTGGCTAACCGGACACAGCAGCCGGTGCGATCACTGTCCGGGTCAGTCGCAATAACTATATCCGCTTTTTCTTTGGCGGCTAAATCTATCGCCAATTGCAGAGCCGCTCTTTCCTCAGGATTAGGGTAAGAGCAGGTCTTAAATTCCGGATCAGGCAGCTCCTGTTCCGGCACGACAATAATGTTTTTAAAGCCCATCTTCTTCCAGATGGCACGCACCGGCTTATTACCGGCTCCGTTTAACGGGGTATAGACAATTTTCATGTCCTTGTGCTTGGCCACCAAATCGCCGTTAATGCTGATCTTAAGCAGCATATCGAAATATGCTTCATCCATTTTCGGAGTGATGTATTCAAACAACCCGGCCGCTTTTGCCGCTGCCTTATCCATTGGCTTAATGTCACGGATATCTTTGATCTTATTCATTGCGGCAATAACTACATCGGCCGCTGCCGGGGGCAACTGTCCGCCGTCCTCGCCGTAAGCCTTATATCCATTATATTTGCCGGGATTGTGGGAAGCGGTAATCATTACACCGGCGGCCGCTTTAAAGTAGCGCACGGCGTACGACAGCATAGGCGTTGGGTGCAATTCGCTGAATAAACGTGCTTTAATCCCGTGAGCAGCAAAAACCAAGCCGGTAATCTCGGCAAATTCCTGTGAGTGTTTGCGGCTGTCGTAAGAAATGCAAACTCCGGCTGCTTTGGCGGCTTCACCGCGTTGAGAGATGTATTCGGCAAAGGCCTCGGTCGCCAAGGCCACCGTATACTTATTCATATAGTTCGTGCCGGCACCGATGATGCCGCGCAGCCCACCGGTACCAAATTCAAGATACCGGTAAAAACGTTCTTTTATCGCCGTTTCATCACCGGCAATATCCTTTAATTCTGCATGAGTTTCCGCATCAAAATACGGATCGTTAGCCCAAATCTGATAAAGTTCATGATAGTTAGCCATAGTATCTCCTCATAGGTCGTTAAGCCTAAGCATTTATATTTATCGGAATTATTTTAACACATTAAACTTTGAATAGCATCTCGGTAAACCGCGGCCTGTTCATATTCGGTTCGCGTTGCCGACTGACGCATCAGTTTTTGCAATTGTTTCAACAATTTAGCTTTTTCTTTAGGCGATAAAACGCAAGCTGATTTTTCAAAGTGCTTTAAGTCGCCTCGGCGCAAAAATTCAGTCAACTCGGCAAAAGTAGGAGCTTGGGAAGTGGCTGACGGTTTAGCTGTAGGTTTAGTTGACGGCTTAGCTGTAGGTTTGGCTGTAGATGCGGCAGTTGCCCCATCAATAACACTGGTTACCGCTGCTGCGGCCGTTTTTGCCACAGCCTTATGGAGATAAGGATTCGTATCCGGTTCGTTCATCGCCGATTCGTTCATCGCCGGTTCACTCATCGCCGCACGCTCATGTTCCCGCTGTGACGCCTTCGGAGATGTAACTGAATAAGTGTCCGGCAACTCTCTGATTTCCTTAACTACTGTATGCGGCGTTATATTATGGATCTGATTATAAGTAGCTTGAATACGCCGCCGACGATTGGTTTCATCGACAGCATTCTGCATGGCCGCAGTAATACTGTCTGCGTACATAATAACTTTTCCGTTGACATTTCTGGCAACTCTACCGATGATCTGAATCAAGGATGTGGCCGAGCGCAAAAAGCCCTCTTTATCCGCATCCAAAATTGCCAGCAAGCCTACTTCCGGCAAATCAATACCTTCCCTCAGGAGGTTGATTCCGACCAGAACGTCAAACTCTCCCTCCCGCAATTCTTTCAAGATTCGCAAACGCTCTTCGTTAGCTATATCGGAATGAAGATACTTAACTTTTAACCCGGCAGAACTAAAAAATTCCGTTAAATCTTCCGACATTTTTTTGGTCAAAGTAAGAACCAAAGTTCGTTCACCGACCGCCGTTTTTTTCTTGATAGCCGCCAACATATCTTCTATTTGACCGTCAACCGGATGTATCTCGATCGGAGGATCCAGCAAGCCTGTCGGACGAATAACCTGTTCTTGCACAAATTCGCTGTGTTGCGCCTCGTATTTTCCAGGAGTAGCCGAAACGAAAAGAGTCTGCCCCATTTTACGCTCGAATTCGTTAAATTTTAGCGGACGATTATCAAATGCGGCGGGCAGCCGAAAACCGTAGTCCACCAGAGCTTCTTTACGTGAGCGATCTCCGGCATACATCGCGCCAATCTGCGGCACAGTAACGTGAGATTCATCGATCATAAGTAAATAATCTTCGGGAAAGAAATCCAGCAAAGTATAGGGAGGCACACCAGGTTTACGCCCATCCAAAAAACGCGAATAGTTCTCTATACCTTTAACGAAACCGGTTTCCAAAAGCATGTCCATGTCATATCGCGTTCTTTGTTCTAAACGATAGGCCTCCATGATTTTGCCTTCCGCTCGCAGTTCCTTAACCCGTGCCGTAAGTTCCTGCTCAATGTCCGATAAAGCTCCCATAATTTTGGCGCGTGAAGTGGCATAATGACTAGCAGGATATATAAGCACATAGTTGCGCAGAGCCAGCGTTTTACCAGTCAATGCATCCACTTCGGCAATCCGATCGATTTCATCATCAAAAAAAGAAATCCGCAAAATTATTTTATCTGATGAAATAGGATAGATATCAAGGCTATCGCCGCGCACGCGAAATGTGCCACGCCGGCAGTCATAATCGTTGCGCTGATACTGAATATCAACCAATTCCCGGATCACTTCGTCACGATTTTTTGTCGCACCTTCGCGCAAATGCACCATTAAATGCTTATAGGTATACGGATCACCAAGGCCGTAAATGCAGGAAACTGACGCCACAACGATTACATCGCGACGTTCTAGCAATGACGCGGTGGCTGAATGACGCATCCGATCAATCTCATCATTTATCGCCGAATCCTTTTCGATATACGTGTCCGTGGCGGCAATATAAGCTTCCGGCTGGTAAAAATCATAGTAACTGACAAAATATTCAACTGCATTTTCCGGGAAGAAAGCTTTAAACTCCGCACAAAGCTGGCCGCTCAAAGTTTTGTTGGGAGCCAGCACGAGCGTGGGACGTTGCAGACGAGCAATAATATTAGCCATGGTGAAAGTTTTGCCGGATCCGGTAACGCCGAGTAAAGTTTGAGCCCGGCGGCCGGCGGTGAAACCGGCCGTCAAGGCTTCAATAGCCGCAGGCTGATCACCTGTCGGCTGAAACGGCGCATGTAACTTAAATTCCATGCCAACCTCTATTCAGCAAGTTTTTTAAGCAGAACATCGCTGCGTTGCAGGAAAGCGGTAAGTTCATTGCCCTTTAATATGCCATAATTAAGCTTGGCCAAGTCGTAAAGTTGCGCGATCAGTTCCGCCTTAGTTTCTGCATCGGACAAATTGAGCAATTTAGTCCAGATGGCATTGTCGGTGTTAAACACCAATTTATTCTTTGCTTGCATCATGCCGTTCAAATTGGGATCATTTAAATCCTGCCCCATTTGCTTGAACATTTCCCGCATTTGTTTGGCCCGCTTACCGTCCTCGGTTTCCATCAAAACCGCCGGCAAAGCATCGACGCCCAAAGCCGCAACGCCGAAATCAACATCTGCGGCATAGGCAGAAAAGGCCTCTTGCAGACGCGGTAAAATCTCTGAATCACCGGCCTCATTATTATTTTCCGCCTCGACTGCAATGAAATGCGTATCCGGACGTTTGTACTCAAGGAAATTGATGAAGGGAGCGTCAATCTCCTTACCTAGGCAAACCACCTCGTGTTTACGAGAAATCGCCAAATCGACATAGTATGCCTGCTTTTCTTTGTCCACCGTATAATAAATCTCCTTCGGTGCTTCCGCCCAGTGCAACCAAGTGTCATCCGTTTTGCGGAAAATCAAAGCTGAATTAGCCTTTTCGTAAAACTTTTCATCGCGCATCATCCCGTATTTGACGAAAGTAGATATGCTGTCCCAAGATTTTTCGTAAGCCGGTAAATCCTTACGGAAAATTTCATTTAATTTATCCGCCACCTTTTTGACGATGTGTGCGCTCAATTTTTGGACATAAGCATCATGTTGCAAGAAGCTGCGTGAGACGTTGAGCGGTAAATCCGGACAGTCGATGCAACCTCGCAATAAGAATAGGAAATCAGGGATGACTTCTTTTATATTGTCGGCAACAAATACCTGATTGCTATACAGTTTTATACGACCATCCAAAGTGGCGATTTTTTCCTCGTTTTGTTTAGGGAAATACAGTATGCCCTTTAAATTGAACGGGTAATCCATATTCAAATGAATCCAGAACAGTGGCGGATTGAAATCTTGGAAAGCTTCGCGGTAGAAAGCCAAATATTCTTCGTCTGTACATTCGCTCGGTTTTTTAAGCCATAACGGCGAAGTATTGTTCAGCGGCTGCGGTGCCGTCGATCTTTTTTGGGCTGTGTCCGTAGCAGCTTCGTCCGTTGCGGGAGTGTCGCCCGAACCAGCAGCGGCTTCATTCGTTGCGGCCGTCTCGTCCTTCTTCGCTTTAGCGGTGGCGGCAGCGGACTCACGCGCAGATTCCTCCGCCTCCTCTTTTACGGAAGTGAAAAAAATCGGCTGCGGCATAAAGTAGCAATACTTGTGCAAAGTTGCACGCACAAAACCGGCGTTGACAAATTTCTGCGCTTCATCGGACAAAGTAATGATTATCTCCGTCCCGACCTCGGCTTTTTCGCATTCTGAAAGTGTATAGGAAACGCCATCTTCGCTCAGCCAATGCGCCGCCTTTGCCCCCGGTAGATAAGATAGGCTGAATATTTCCACCTTTTCCGCCGGCATGAAAGCCGAATAAAAGCCTAAGCCAAAATGTCCGATAATTCCGTCGGCCGACTTGCTGTCTTCCTGATATTTAGCCAAAAAATCAACTGCTCCGGAAAATGCAACCCGATTGATATATTTGTCTATTTCTTCAGCGGTCATACCGATGCCGTTATCTGAGAATTTGAGCTGTCGAGCATTTTCATCTAGCGTAACTTGAATCCGCGGGGTAAACTCAACCGCGCTCTCCCCGAGTCGAACTAAACTTTGCCGTTTAGTAATCGCATCACAGGCGTTGGAAATCAGCTCACGGATAAAAATATCCTGATCCGAATAAAGCCATTGCCTGATTATCGGAAAAATATTATCTATATCAACCGATAAACGTCCACTTTGATCACGTAATTTTTCTGCCATATTTACCTCCGTTATGTTTCATTACACCAGTTATCACATATATTTTTGAAAATCATTCATATTATTTTTGTACTTATTGTTAAAATACACGAGGCCATTGCCAACTCAGCGGTATGAGTCAAACTGAGTTTCAGACATGGAGCCGCTTTAAAAATTGCTTCGCCCTTCCCCTTCTGCAGTTTCAGTACATCGACCTCAGTGGACACAGGGAATTTCATAGATACGACGTACTCCATCAACGCGGCATAGCCGTTTTCGGACAAGTAAACCTCCGGTTGACCGCTTTTCCCTGTTCTGATGTCCATATCAGCCCAAGCCAGCTTCCGCCCGATGCCGCACCCTAAAGTTTTGGCAATAGCTTCTTTGGCCGCAAACCTACCAGCTACCCACTCATAAAAACGAGCATTACGCGTGGGAGGTAGAGCCTCGATTTCGCACGCAGTAAGTATCCGGCACAAAAAATCTCCATCAAAACGTGACAAGGCCTGTTTAATTCTCCCTATTTCGACCAAATCGATCCCATGTGCATAAATTCCACCCAGATCATCGCCCCAGTCGATATTTTCACCCACTTCAGTCAAAACTGCCTCTTTCTCACCAGATCCCGCATATCCGCACCAATTAAGTGCAAATATAGAAAATTATTGCGTAAACGAGAGGTGACACGCTCGTCGTAAGCCGATTGTAACTGTTCCAAAGTTAAGTTTGAGGTGACCATTGTACGACATCTGGGTGGACGACGTTCATTCAAAAGCTTGAGTAAGGTTACTACCGCCTGGGGGGCAGCGGCTGCCTCCGTACCTAAGTCATCCAAAACCAAGAAATCACACTGCAGATAAGCATCAGTCAATTCTCGCAGTTCAGCCAACCTTTGCTGGTCAGGCGAAAAAGCCTGCCGCAGCAATCTCAGTTCATTGAAATCGCTTAATATACGTTCCGCACTGACAAATATTGTTACCCGTCCTGATCTGCGAATTGCATGCACCGCACAACCGGCTAAAAATGTTTTGCCAGTTCCGGTTTGACCGGCAAGCAGCAAATTCTTGAAACCTGGGTTCGACCAGCCTTGCGCCAGTTGGGTTATCCAAGCGTAAGCAATAGCGATAGGTTGCGAAGTATAGTCTTTATTGCCGGACGCGGTGCTTGCAATCTCCGGCATATTAACCGAATTAAGTCCAGCTGCAGTCAATGATTCGCCGACCAAAGCCCAATCAAATTCACTCAGCTCAGCGGCAGCGATGACCGTTTCTTCTTCGGGCAGGCTACTTTGGGCAACCCGCATCGCTTGATAGCAATGGCAGAGTTCGGCCGGCTGTTTCAAACTGTGTCCGGTGTCATGACATAATTGGCAAGTATATTGCGGCGACATAAAGTCGGCCGGAACACCGGCCGCGGCCAATTCCGTCTGCCAAAGATTTTCAATATAGAACAATTTTTGTTTACAGGCACCCATGGCATCCGCTTTGCCGTTCAAGGTCGCCTGTAAAACAGCCAATCTCGCCCGTTGCAGCTCTGTCATGAGCTGTTTTAGATTTGGGTGGGCATGAAAAATTCGGTGAATATATAGGTCACGTTTCTTTTCCGCCGCCTGCCGGTTGGCTGCATAAGCCCGGATTATTTGATTCTCAAACATAATTAAATTTCAACCTCAAACTATTCCTGCGTGTCGGCATTGCTGCTAACCGCTGTACCAGCTTCAGCACCTGTCCCACCTTCAGCACCTGCCCCAGCTTCAGAGCCTACCCCAGCCATACCGCCGCTCTGAGCTGCGGAACCTCCCTGGCCAACGTTTGCCGCTTTTCCCTTCGCAGTAGGTGGAAGAAAACTCTGTGGCAAATCTGCCTTAGCAGCAGCATTACCAAGCAGCGCATTAATAAACGCCGCATCCGCTTTGCCGTCATAACTGAAAGGACGTTCGGTAAATTTCTTTACACCTTTTGCGTTCCGGGCAGCTCCTGCTCTGCCTGAACGCCCCGAACCGGTAAATGATGCACTCATCCCCCCGGAAGACGCTGAAATTGCAGATGAAGCGGAAGTTACGGATGTTCCAGAAGTCAAACGTCTATACTCGGCCTGTTCGAAAGCCTCAATAGCCGCCAGATCGGCCAGTCCCGCTTCCACCCACTTTTTGACAATTGTATTTAAAGCTGTAATTGTCGGATTACGCAAATTTGGCGTTTTTTGTAAAAGATATTCCAATACATCGGTCTTATAGCCGTGTTTGAAAATCCAATCTCCGATTATCTCCTCATCAGCCGCGGTTACGGTTCGCCGCAGCGATTTCCCCACCAACCGAGAGGCCACCCGCAATAAACTCAACTTATCCTGATCACGAATCAAGTCGTTGTAGGTAATGATGCCACGTTCTGACCAACTCTTCGCAACTGACTTTAAATAAAAATAATTTCGCAAATTACCCCGCTCGGAACATTCGCGTACCAGACAATACATTACCTGACGATCAAAGTGGTACTGATCAATTATCGTTTCGATCATGTGATACCATGTAGGCGTCATACCACCGTGGAAAAAAGTTTTGTTTATGTCCTGCATATAACGCTCAAAAGAATTTTTAGCCGCACGATTGTCGGTGGCGTTACCTTCACCAGCCACCCTAGCCTTGCCGCCAGCCGCCGCTTCAGACATTTGCAGTAAATTCTTCAATTCAGCCAATTTGAGGTCGGTAAATTCATATCGATTTCCGTCCGGTGCCAAATCAATCAAACCGGCAATAGCCAGACTCGTCATGGCTTTCTTAATCTCATTGTCCGAACATCCCAATATATTGGCCAGTTCCGACGAAGTATTATGCTCATGCTTTTTGAAATCATACAGCAACCGCAGATACAGTTTGAGCGGAATAAGCGACAAACTAAACATTTTATCAACAATGAACAAATCAGGTACGGGTGTATCCTGTAGTATCAATTCATATGAATTTTCCCAGAGCATAAATACCTCCAATTCTTTTAATTATACCACCCAAGTTTTACAACTGCATAGCTCGCCGGCTATTCACCCATTCCACAAAAACTCACCTTCACAAAATAACTCATCTCAAACTCGTCTTCACAAAATACCGCACCAAAAAACAACATACGAAAACCCCCGTAAAAACGGGGGTTCGCAAATTTCATTCAATATTCGTAAAGCAATCAGCAATCCTTGCAGCGTTATTACGCGCAACAACTTGCCAGCTTATTCCGCATAAGATTCCTGGGACTTACGCACATAAGATTTGTAGCGTTCGGCCGCATTCTGTTCGGCCAAGGCAAAAACCGCTTCGACATGTTCCGGCGGGTACTTTTTGGCCAAAGAGCTGTAACGAACCTCAGTCGTAAGATAGTCGTGGAACTTAGACAAGTCAGGTGCTTTGGAATCAAGTACGAACGGATTCTTACCTTCTTTAGCTAATAGCGGATTGAAACGGTACAGATGCCAATAGCCACACTCCACTGCTTGTTTCT
This is a stretch of genomic DNA from Mageeibacillus indolicus UPII9-5. It encodes these proteins:
- a CDS encoding ATP-binding protein → MFENQIIRAYAANRQAAEKKRDLYIHRIFHAHPNLKQLMTELQRARLAVLQATLNGKADAMGACKQKLFYIENLWQTELAAAGVPADFMSPQYTCQLCHDTGHSLKQPAELCHCYQAMRVAQSSLPEEETVIAAAELSEFDWALVGESLTAAGLNSVNMPEIASTASGNKDYTSQPIAIAYAWITQLAQGWSNPGFKNLLLAGQTGTGKTFLAGCAVHAIRRSGRVTIFVSAERILSDFNELRLLRQAFSPDQQRLAELRELTDAYLQCDFLVLDDLGTEAAAAPQAVVTLLKLLNERRPPRCRTMVTSNLTLEQLQSAYDERVTSRLRNNFLYLHLIGADMRDLVRKRQF
- a CDS encoding DnaD domain protein is translated as MLWENSYELILQDTPVPDLFIVDKMFSLSLIPLKLYLRLLYDFKKHEHNTSSELANILGCSDNEIKKAMTSLAIAGLIDLAPDGNRYEFTDLKLAELKNLLQMSEAAAGGKARVAGEGNATDNRAAKNSFERYMQDINKTFFHGGMTPTWYHMIETIIDQYHFDRQVMYCLVRECSERGNLRNYFYLKSVAKSWSERGIITYNDLIRDQDKLSLLRVASRLVGKSLRRTVTAADEEIIGDWIFKHGYKTDVLEYLLQKTPNLRNPTITALNTIVKKWVEAGLADLAAIEAFEQAEYRRLTSGTSVTSASSAISASSGGMSASFTGSGRSGRAGAARNAKGVKKFTERPFSYDGKADAAFINALLGNAAAKADLPQSFLPPTAKGKAANVGQGGSAAQSGGMAGVGSEAGAGAEGGTGAEAGTAVSSNADTQE